The Hyperolius riggenbachi isolate aHypRig1 chromosome 3, aHypRig1.pri, whole genome shotgun sequence genome window below encodes:
- the LOC137560752 gene encoding uncharacterized protein, protein MDNVKSVITLLQKDCFLASLDLKDAYLHVPVHLESQQFLRFAIHLQEEKSRSISIRKAMALLGLLSSVFPAVQWGQFHARNLQLWILRSWNRNISALERKILIPYGVKVSLNWWQELSHLSEGRMWFFSSTKNHNDGCQYVGVGRSHGLSTSTRAVVQGYGNKILQQQRTGSSMEKPSILQGSNQSVSCPDQVRQQQCSGLPESSGRNKKSSVVVSDSKDSALGREQLNIRQSSSFEGDLQCCGRLSQQVSDITRRMVSESRSICSDQPGMGHPCSRLIRKETKFKVSKVLLPVSKGQSVGNRRFLDRVAVEPDVCISPNTSDIKGSEQDYAGQSTSNSHSTFLAEKTVVCSVTEFSDVSTNNVTSQNRFVVAGPSSSPGLQASSPFSMEIEWGILKSKGFSDKLSETLIQSRKKVTRQIYQKTWKIYCEWCTRKEKDSRLSASALEFLQDGFQMGLSSSTLKVQTAALSVYLERRLAQEEFFLRFFQGIKRLRPVVISKVPPWDLNVVLQSLCEHPFEPLDQIPDKFLTLKTAFLLAITTARRVSELQALSIKPPYCTISEDRITLRPDFAFLPKVTSKFHRSQEIFLPSFCDKPTNEKERKLHCLDVRRCILHYLERTASWRRSDALLVLFAGKFKGRNSMNSMVATKFSMLLI, encoded by the exons ATGGACAATGTGAAGTCTGTAATAACCCTGTTGCAAAAAGACTGTTTTCTAGCTTCTCTGGACCTCAAAGATGCCTACCTGCATGTACCAGTTCATCTAGAGTCCCAGCAATTCCTAAGATTTGCAATTCACCTACAAGAAGAG aaaTCAAGGTCCATCAGTATAAGAAAAGCCATGGCACTTCTCGGTCTGTTAAGCTCAGTCTTCCCTGCAGTACAATGGGGTCAATTCCATGCCAGGAACCTGCAGTTGTGGATACTAAGGAGCTGGAACAGGAACATTTCAGCACTAGAAAGGAAGATTCTGATCCCATACGGTGTGAAAGTGTCGTTAAACTGGTGGCAGGAACTGTCTCACCTATCGGAAGGCCGCATGTGGTTTTTTTCCAGTACAAAGAATCATAACGACGGATGCCAGTACGTGGGGGTGGGGCGCTCACATGGACTCTCTACCAGCACAAGGGCAGTGGTCCAGGGCTATGGCAATAAGATCCTCCAACAGCAGAGAACTGGAAGCAGTATGGAGAAGCCTTCAATTCTTCAAGGATCAAATCAATCAGTGTCATGTCCTGATCAGGTCCGACAACAGCAGTGTAGTGGCTTACCTGAATCATCAGGGAGGAACAAGAAGTCGTCGGTTGTGGTCTCAGACAGCAAGGATTCTGCATTGGGCAGAGAGCAACTTAACATCCGTCAGAGCAGTTCATTTGAAGGGGACTTGCAATGTTGTGGCAGACTATCTCAGCAGGTCAGCGATATTACAAGACGAATGGTCTCTGAATCCAGGAGTATTTGTTCAGATCAGCCAGGCATGGGGCACCCCTGCAGTAGACTTATTCGCAAGGAGACAAAATTCAAAGTGTCTAAAGTTTTGCTCCCTGTATCCAAAGGACAATCCGTGGGAAATAGACGCTTTCTCGATAGAGTGGCGGTTGAACCTGATGTATGCATTTCCCCCAATACCTCTGATATCAAGGGTTCTGAACAAGATtatgcaggacagagcacaagtaaTTCTCATAGTACCTTTCTGGCCGAAAAGACCGTGGTTTGCTCTGTTACAGAATTTAGCGATGTGTCAACCAATAATGTTACCAGTCAGAACAGATTTGTTGTCGCAGGGCCCAGTTCTTCACCCGGACTTCAAGCGTCTTCACCTTTCAGCATGGAGATTGAGTGGGGAATCCTGAAATCAAAGGGGTTTTCGGATAAACTTTCTGAAACGTTAATACAATCCCGCAAGAAGGTGACGAGGCAGATTTATCAGAAGACATGGAAAATTTACTGTGAATGGTGTACAAGGAAAGAGAAGGATTCTAGACTTTCCGCCTCAGCTCTGGAATTTCTTCAGGATGGATTTCAGATGGGGTTAAGTTCTAGCACTCTTAAAGTTCAGACAGCAGCTTTGAGTGTAtatttagagagaagattagCTCAGGAGGAGTTTTTTCTTCGTTTTTTTCAGGGAATTAAACGTCTCAGGCCTGTGGTGATATCTAAGGTGCCCCCTTGGGACTTGAATGTGGTGTTACAGAGTCTTTGTGAACATCCCTTTGAGCCTCTGGATCAGATTCCAGATAAATTTCTGACGTTGAAAACGGCCTTTCTTCTGGCAATCACCACAGCCAGGAGAGTCAGCGAACTTCAGGCCTTATCCATTAAGCCACCTTATTGTACCATCTCGGAGGATAGGATTACTCTACGTCCAGACTTTGCATTCCTTCCTAAAGTGACTTCAAAGTTTCATCGATCTCAGGAGATCTTTCTGCCATCATTCTGTGATAAACCAACTAATGAAAAGGAGAGGAAGCTTCATTGTTTGGATGTTAGAAGGTGTATCCTTCATTATCTTGAAAGGACTGCATCTTGGAGAAGATCAGATGCCTTGTTggtgctgtttgcggggaaattcAAGGGGAG GAACTCTATGAACTCTATGGTTGCCACTAAATTCTCCATGCTTTTAATATAA